A single Streptomyces sannanensis DNA region contains:
- a CDS encoding GMC family oxidoreductase — protein sequence MTTGPAAGTVETGFDYVVVGAGAGGGPLAANLAAAGMRVLLLDAGGDAENDNYLVPAFHADASEDPVQRWDYFVRHYADEHQQRRDSKFVPDRGILYPRAGAVGGCTAHHALITVYPYNADWDAIAQETGDDSWHSTAMRRYFERLERCTYRPRPKEPPRNPLLAALLKALPFIGARYRNDARHGFDGWLPTCLADPELVIQDKQLLKVILSAAQDSLAGFLGRPLSPLEGLGAFVDPNDWRVQTQALQGLWQIPISTANGRRSAARERVQAVRHSHPDNLVVRTNALVTQVVLDESGSVATGVDYLDRPHAYRADPRSQDGLGPPVRRRVFASREVILAAGAFNTPQLLMLSGIGPREELERHGIRVRVDLAGVGANLQDRYEVGVVSRMDREFPVIKDCDFHAPRPGAEPDHCYQAWQRGEGLYTTNGAVVGITRTSRPELDVPDLFIFGGPFDFRGYYPGYSLDLTRHRDRFTWAILKSRTHNTGGRVRLRSADPRDTPLVNFHSFTEGTDKDGLDLEATADAVEFVRGMNRKADSVILEELWPGEEVRGRDSVRRFVQDEAWGHHASCSCTMGRADDPSAVVDSRFRVRGVDRLRIVDASVFPRIPGFFVAVPIYMISEKASDVILDDASRPGSAKASSHPANRPGTQGAAR from the coding sequence GTGACCACCGGGCCTGCGGCCGGCACTGTCGAGACGGGCTTCGACTATGTGGTCGTCGGTGCGGGAGCCGGCGGTGGCCCCCTGGCGGCGAATCTTGCCGCCGCAGGCATGCGTGTCCTGCTCCTCGACGCGGGCGGAGACGCGGAGAACGACAACTACCTGGTGCCCGCCTTCCATGCCGATGCCTCCGAGGACCCGGTCCAGCGCTGGGACTATTTCGTGCGGCACTACGCGGACGAGCATCAGCAGCGGCGCGACAGCAAGTTCGTGCCGGACAGGGGCATCCTCTATCCGCGCGCCGGGGCGGTCGGCGGCTGCACCGCGCATCACGCGCTGATCACCGTCTACCCGTACAACGCCGACTGGGACGCGATCGCGCAGGAGACGGGCGACGACTCGTGGCACAGCACGGCGATGCGCCGTTACTTCGAGCGGCTGGAGCGCTGTACCTACCGGCCGAGGCCCAAGGAGCCGCCCCGGAACCCGCTCCTGGCGGCGCTGCTGAAGGCCCTGCCCTTCATCGGGGCCCGCTACCGCAACGACGCGCGGCACGGATTCGACGGCTGGCTGCCCACCTGCCTCGCCGACCCCGAACTGGTCATCCAGGACAAGCAGTTGCTGAAGGTCATCCTCTCCGCGGCACAGGACTCGCTGGCCGGCTTCCTCGGCCGGCCCCTCTCCCCGCTGGAGGGACTCGGCGCCTTCGTCGATCCCAATGACTGGCGGGTGCAGACACAGGCTCTGCAGGGGCTGTGGCAGATCCCGATCTCCACGGCGAACGGACGGCGCAGCGCCGCCCGCGAGCGCGTCCAGGCCGTACGGCACAGCCACCCGGACAATCTGGTCGTCCGCACCAACGCCCTGGTGACCCAAGTGGTGCTGGACGAGAGCGGCTCGGTGGCGACCGGCGTCGACTACCTGGACCGGCCGCACGCCTACCGGGCCGACCCCCGCAGCCAGGACGGCCTCGGACCTCCGGTCCGGCGCAGGGTGTTCGCCTCGCGTGAGGTGATCCTCGCCGCTGGGGCTTTCAACACGCCCCAGTTGCTGATGCTTTCGGGGATCGGCCCGCGCGAGGAGCTGGAGCGGCACGGCATCCGTGTACGGGTCGACCTCGCGGGCGTGGGGGCCAATCTGCAGGACCGTTACGAGGTCGGCGTGGTCAGCCGGATGGACCGCGAGTTCCCGGTCATCAAGGACTGTGACTTCCACGCCCCGCGGCCCGGAGCCGAACCGGACCATTGCTACCAGGCCTGGCAGCGCGGTGAGGGTCTGTACACCACGAACGGTGCCGTCGTGGGCATCACCCGCACGTCCCGCCCGGAGCTCGACGTCCCGGACCTGTTCATCTTCGGCGGCCCGTTCGACTTCCGCGGCTACTACCCCGGTTACTCGCTCGACCTGACACGTCACCGGGACCGCTTCACCTGGGCCATCCTCAAGAGCCGCACCCACAACACCGGGGGCCGAGTGCGCTTGCGCTCCGCCGACCCCCGGGACACCCCACTGGTGAACTTCCATTCCTTCACCGAAGGCACGGACAAGGACGGTCTGGACCTCGAAGCGACGGCCGACGCGGTGGAGTTCGTACGCGGGATGAACCGCAAGGCCGACTCCGTGATCCTCGAGGAACTGTGGCCCGGCGAGGAGGTCCGCGGCCGCGACAGCGTCCGCCGCTTCGTACAGGACGAGGCCTGGGGTCACCACGCCTCCTGCAGCTGCACGATGGGCAGGGCCGACGATCCCTCAGCCGTCGTGGACAGCCGCTTCCGAGTGCGCGGCGTGGACCGCCTGCGGATCGTCGACGCCTCCGTCTTTCCCCGCATTCCCGGATTCTTCGTCGCCGTCCCGATCTACATGATCAGCGAGAAGGCGAGCGATGTGATCCTCGACGATGCGTCCCGCCCCGGAAGCGCCAAGGCATCGTCGCACCCCGCGAACCGACCAGGGACCCAAGGAGCAGCGCGATGA
- a CDS encoding peroxidase family protein, producing the protein MKTQRTTPRQSGSGYRSSLPWRIVTGAAQYVDRHIGWNNLAVIPGLLTLLGLRVRLRQKNLHDTTRLPSVDLPDPAPPSASHKVNRTADGSHNDLDEPRMGMAGTRFGRNIPLDRIVPATPESVLSRPNPREVSRALLTRDGLIPAESVNSLVAAWLQFMIRDWFSHGTSPTERPWEVPLMDDDPWPERPMRIMRTPDDPTRDPRAPAGTPDTRVNVSSHWWDASQIYGTNEEEQRHMRNGELGRLRLWDEQTPLTSDPARDPSRVPGFWLGLAMMQNLFTREHNAICDHLHAAYPSWGDEELFQRARLVNAALLAKIHTVEWTPAVISHPTTVKALRANWWGIAGERVHDLFGRISGSEVVSGIPGGSTDHYGIPYALTEEFVAVYRMHPLIRDKWHLRSAADNTTLSHCTFRDIAGPEALKVLKNTPMADLLYSFGTLHPGLVTLHNFPRFLQEYERPDGHLQDLAATDILRSRELGVPRYNEFRRLLRLKPAESFEELTDNPTWAKEIRRLYEDDIEKVDLTVGMYAEKLPAGFAFSDTAFRIFILMASRRLNSDRFFTEYYTPEVYSKAGLAWIEDNSMVTVLLRHHPELRTALAGVTNAFTPWRTTRSGRSS; encoded by the coding sequence ATGAAAACGCAACGAACCACCCCCCGGCAATCCGGCTCCGGATACCGCTCTTCACTCCCCTGGCGGATCGTCACCGGCGCCGCCCAGTATGTCGACCGGCACATCGGCTGGAACAACCTGGCCGTCATACCCGGCCTGCTGACCCTCCTCGGACTGCGCGTCAGACTCCGCCAGAAGAACCTCCACGACACCACCCGGCTGCCGTCCGTCGATCTGCCCGATCCGGCGCCACCCTCCGCGAGCCACAAGGTCAACCGGACCGCCGACGGCAGCCACAACGACCTCGACGAGCCGCGCATGGGCATGGCGGGCACCCGCTTCGGCCGCAACATCCCGCTCGACAGGATCGTCCCGGCCACGCCCGAGTCCGTGCTGTCCAGGCCGAACCCGCGCGAGGTCAGCCGTGCCCTGCTCACCCGCGACGGGCTGATCCCGGCCGAGTCGGTGAACTCTCTGGTCGCCGCCTGGCTGCAGTTCATGATCCGTGACTGGTTCAGCCACGGTACGAGCCCCACGGAACGGCCCTGGGAAGTCCCCCTCATGGACGACGACCCGTGGCCGGAGCGCCCCATGCGGATCATGCGGACACCGGACGACCCGACCCGCGACCCCCGGGCTCCCGCAGGCACGCCCGACACCCGCGTCAATGTCTCCTCCCACTGGTGGGACGCGTCCCAGATATACGGGACGAACGAAGAGGAACAGCGCCATATGCGCAACGGCGAGCTGGGCAGACTGCGCCTGTGGGACGAGCAGACCCCACTCACGTCCGACCCGGCTCGTGATCCCTCGCGCGTTCCCGGCTTCTGGCTGGGCCTCGCCATGATGCAGAACCTGTTCACCCGGGAGCACAACGCGATCTGCGACCATCTGCACGCCGCCTATCCGTCCTGGGGCGACGAGGAGCTGTTCCAGAGGGCCCGGCTCGTCAACGCCGCGCTCCTCGCCAAGATCCACACAGTTGAGTGGACACCGGCTGTGATCAGCCACCCCACCACCGTCAAGGCCCTGCGGGCCAACTGGTGGGGCATCGCGGGCGAGCGCGTCCACGATCTCTTCGGCCGGATCAGCGGGAGCGAAGTCGTCAGCGGCATCCCCGGCGGCAGCACGGACCACTACGGCATCCCGTACGCCCTCACCGAGGAGTTCGTGGCCGTCTACCGCATGCATCCGCTCATCCGCGACAAGTGGCACCTGCGCTCCGCGGCCGACAACACCACCCTGAGCCACTGCACCTTCCGCGACATCGCCGGTCCCGAGGCACTGAAGGTCCTGAAGAACACGCCGATGGCCGATCTGCTCTACAGCTTCGGCACGCTCCACCCGGGGCTGGTCACCCTGCACAACTTCCCCAGATTCCTCCAGGAGTACGAGCGCCCCGACGGCCACCTCCAGGACCTCGCCGCCACCGACATCCTGCGCAGCCGGGAACTGGGGGTCCCCCGCTACAACGAGTTCCGGCGACTGCTGCGACTGAAGCCCGCGGAGAGCTTCGAGGAACTGACCGACAACCCGACGTGGGCCAAGGAGATCAGACGTCTCTACGAGGACGACATCGAGAAGGTCGACCTGACGGTCGGGATGTACGCGGAGAAGCTGCCGGCCGGATTCGCCTTCAGCGACACGGCATTTCGTATCTTCATCCTGATGGCGTCGCGCCGGCTGAACAGCGACCGCTTCTTCACCGAGTACTACACCCCCGAGGTGTACTCCAAGGCGGGCCTGGCCTGGATCGAGGACAACTCCATGGTCACCGTCCTGCTGCGCCACCACCCCGAGCTGCGCACGGCCCTCGCGGGCGTGACGAACGCGTTCACGCCGTGGCGCACCACGCGGAGCGGCAGGAGTTCCTGA
- the paaI gene encoding hydroxyphenylacetyl-CoA thioesterase PaaI — protein sequence MTQVSDAISSPTEAMFAADEASRSLGIELLEHGEGTAVLRMTVTSAMVNGHGIAHGGYLFLFADTAFACACNSHGPVTVAAGADINFIAPAHEGDVLLAAAQERTRFGRSGIYDVSILRGDEVIAEFRGRSRSIRGAKETR from the coding sequence ATGACGCAGGTCAGTGACGCGATATCCAGCCCCACCGAGGCGATGTTCGCCGCGGACGAGGCGTCCCGGAGTCTGGGCATCGAACTGCTGGAGCACGGAGAAGGCACTGCCGTTCTCCGGATGACAGTGACGTCGGCGATGGTGAACGGGCATGGGATCGCCCACGGCGGATATCTCTTCCTGTTCGCCGACACCGCGTTCGCCTGTGCCTGCAACAGCCATGGCCCGGTGACCGTCGCGGCCGGCGCCGACATCAATTTCATCGCCCCCGCGCACGAGGGCGATGTACTCCTGGCGGCCGCGCAGGAACGCACCCGCTTCGGCCGCAGCGGCATCTATGACGTGAGCATCCTGCGCGGCGACGAGGTGATCGCGGAGTTCCGCGGACGCAGCCGCAGCATCCGAGGCGCGAAGGAGACACGCTGA
- a CDS encoding thiolase family protein, whose amino-acid sequence MSDEVYLIDGARTPQGRYGGVLASVRPDDLAALVVGEAVRRAGLPGEAVDEVILGAANQAGEDNRDVARMAVLLAGLPHTVPGYTVNRLCASGLTAVASAAQAIRAGEADVVVAGGVESMTRAPWVMEKPGTPWAKPGEVHDTSLGWRFTNPRFTAADRAVPAGAGPETVKSTLSMGETAEEVAALDGITRAESDAFALRSHQRAVAAQQAGRFDREIVPVPVKGGEVTRDEGPRPSTTLEKLGSLRTIFREDGIVTAGSSSPLSDGAAALVVASGAAVQRYGLTPRARIVTSASAGVQPNIMGLGPVPATEKALSRAGRQIGDLDAIELNEAFAAQALAVIRRLKLDEEKVNADGGAIALGHPLGCSGARILLTLIGRLERENARRGLATLCVGVGQGVAMLVERV is encoded by the coding sequence ATGTCTGACGAGGTCTACCTGATCGACGGGGCACGCACCCCGCAGGGCCGCTACGGCGGCGTTCTGGCCTCCGTACGCCCCGATGACCTGGCGGCCCTGGTCGTCGGAGAGGCCGTCCGCCGCGCCGGGCTCCCGGGCGAGGCCGTGGACGAGGTGATCCTCGGCGCCGCCAACCAGGCCGGCGAGGACAACCGTGACGTGGCCCGGATGGCCGTGCTGCTGGCCGGGCTGCCGCACACGGTTCCCGGCTACACCGTGAACCGGCTGTGCGCCTCCGGCCTGACCGCCGTCGCCTCGGCCGCCCAGGCGATCCGGGCCGGTGAGGCCGACGTCGTCGTCGCGGGCGGCGTGGAGTCGATGACCCGCGCTCCGTGGGTGATGGAAAAGCCGGGCACTCCGTGGGCCAAGCCGGGCGAGGTGCACGACACCTCGTTGGGCTGGCGCTTCACCAATCCGCGCTTCACCGCCGCCGACCGGGCCGTGCCTGCCGGTGCCGGGCCGGAAACGGTGAAGTCGACCTTGTCGATGGGTGAGACCGCCGAGGAGGTCGCGGCTCTGGACGGCATCACCCGTGCCGAGTCCGACGCCTTCGCGCTCCGCAGTCATCAGCGGGCGGTCGCGGCCCAGCAGGCGGGCCGCTTCGACCGGGAGATCGTGCCGGTGCCGGTCAAGGGCGGCGAGGTGACACGCGACGAGGGCCCGCGCCCCTCCACGACACTGGAGAAGCTCGGAAGCCTGCGGACGATCTTCCGCGAGGACGGCATCGTCACGGCGGGCTCGTCCTCACCGCTGTCCGACGGTGCCGCCGCACTGGTGGTGGCGAGCGGGGCGGCCGTCCAGCGGTACGGGCTCACCCCGCGGGCCCGGATCGTCACCTCCGCGTCGGCGGGAGTCCAGCCCAACATCATGGGCCTCGGCCCGGTCCCCGCCACGGAGAAGGCCCTGTCCCGTGCCGGCCGGCAGATCGGCGACCTGGACGCGATCGAACTGAACGAGGCCTTCGCCGCACAGGCCCTGGCCGTCATCCGGCGCCTGAAGCTCGACGAGGAGAAGGTCAACGCCGACGGTGGCGCCATCGCGCTGGGCCATCCGCTGGGCTGCTCGGGCGCCCGAATCCTGCTCACCTTGATCGGACGGCTGGAGCGGGAGAACGCCCGCCGTGGTCTTGCCACCCTGTGCGTGGGTGTCGGGCAGGGCGTCGCGATGCTCGTGGAGCGCGTGTGA
- a CDS encoding DUF2267 domain-containing protein translates to MPMRWEAFLDEVRERGEYASEQEAERAARVVLGLLGAHLVGEERTELAARLPETYALILLNPLQAAEPLSPERFVRATAAWIDGATEQTAKWDVGAVLSVTADAAGDDLMRRLLLQLPPGYDLLFGPQPT, encoded by the coding sequence ATGCCCATGAGATGGGAAGCGTTCCTCGATGAGGTGCGGGAGCGCGGCGAGTACGCCTCGGAACAGGAAGCGGAACGCGCTGCCCGCGTCGTTCTCGGCCTGCTCGGCGCACACCTGGTGGGTGAGGAGCGCACCGAACTCGCTGCCCGGCTGCCGGAGACGTACGCCCTGATCCTGCTCAATCCCCTCCAGGCCGCGGAGCCGCTGTCCCCGGAGCGGTTCGTCCGGGCGACAGCGGCGTGGATCGACGGAGCCACGGAACAGACCGCGAAATGGGACGTCGGTGCCGTACTCAGCGTGACCGCGGACGCCGCCGGTGACGATCTCATGCGACGGCTCCTGCTCCAGCTCCCTCCGGGCTACGACCTGCTCTTCGGCCCTCAGCCGACATAG
- a CDS encoding UBP-type zinc finger domain-containing protein produces the protein MKQADPHLSLVRPVTPRTPQGCEECLRLGTSWVHLRLCLICGHVGCCDSSPFKHARLHAHTVDHPIMQSFEPGEDWRWCYVHEVLV, from the coding sequence ATGAAGCAGGCCGATCCACATCTCTCGCTCGTGCGCCCGGTGACGCCGCGCACTCCCCAGGGCTGCGAGGAGTGCCTACGCCTCGGCACTTCTTGGGTGCACCTCAGGCTCTGCCTGATCTGCGGTCACGTCGGATGCTGCGACTCCTCGCCGTTCAAGCACGCACGCCTGCATGCCCATACCGTCGACCACCCCATCATGCAGTCCTTCGAGCCGGGCGAGGACTGGCGCTGGTGTTATGTCCACGAGGTCCTGGTCTGA
- a CDS encoding amidohydrolase family protein produces the protein MGNASPTDGPVHEALAGLALVDHHCHGVATADLAPESFESLITEGDAWPDSGITPFDSPVGVAIRRHCAPVLGLPRHAPAAGYVARRAELGWREVNRRFVSGAGTGAFCLDTGYAPDAVTTPAELAASAGGAAAVYEVVRLESVAEAVAAAGVEPDEYAPTFLAAAREAVERRGAVAVKSVAAYRTGFDLDPRRPSDAEVTEAARRWLAAGSRGGRLHDPVLMRHLLWTAVDLGLPLQLHTGFGDSDIRMHRVDPTHLTDWLHLTSGTIPVMLLHCWPYQRQAAYLATVFAQVYLDVGLTLHYVGPSRARAILEEALEITPFRKLLYSSDAYGVAEFYHLGALAFRRGLASLLQERVDEDELSLPDAVRIATWTACDNARRVYRLPEHD, from the coding sequence GTGGGCAACGCGTCCCCCACTGACGGGCCGGTCCATGAGGCCCTCGCCGGACTGGCCCTCGTCGACCACCACTGTCATGGCGTGGCCACCGCCGACCTGGCTCCTGAAAGCTTCGAGTCGCTCATCACCGAGGGTGACGCATGGCCCGACAGCGGAATCACGCCCTTCGACAGTCCCGTGGGCGTGGCCATCCGCCGCCATTGCGCTCCTGTGCTGGGCCTGCCACGGCACGCTCCCGCCGCGGGGTACGTGGCGCGTCGGGCCGAGCTCGGCTGGCGCGAGGTGAACCGGAGGTTCGTCTCCGGCGCGGGAACCGGTGCGTTCTGCCTCGACACCGGTTACGCACCGGACGCTGTCACGACGCCGGCGGAGCTTGCCGCGTCAGCGGGCGGCGCGGCTGCCGTGTACGAGGTCGTACGACTGGAGAGCGTCGCCGAGGCCGTGGCGGCCGCGGGGGTGGAGCCGGACGAGTACGCCCCCACGTTCCTCGCGGCCGCGCGGGAGGCCGTGGAACGGCGAGGCGCGGTGGCGGTGAAGTCCGTCGCCGCGTACCGCACCGGGTTCGACCTGGACCCACGCCGGCCGTCGGACGCGGAAGTCACCGAAGCGGCCCGGCGGTGGCTCGCCGCGGGCTCACGGGGCGGCCGGCTTCACGACCCCGTGCTCATGCGGCACCTGCTCTGGACCGCCGTCGACCTCGGTCTGCCCCTCCAGCTGCACACCGGATTCGGAGACAGTGACATCCGGATGCACCGGGTGGATCCCACCCACCTCACGGACTGGCTCCATCTGACCTCCGGCACGATTCCGGTGATGCTGCTGCACTGCTGGCCCTATCAACGCCAAGCCGCCTACCTGGCGACGGTGTTCGCACAGGTGTACCTCGACGTCGGGCTCACCCTGCACTACGTCGGGCCCTCTCGGGCCCGGGCCATCCTCGAGGAAGCACTTGAGATCACCCCGTTCCGCAAGCTGCTCTACAGTTCCGACGCCTACGGGGTGGCGGAGTTCTACCATCTCGGCGCACTGGCCTTCCGACGAGGCCTGGCCTCGCTGCTCCAGGAGCGGGTGGACGAGGACGAGCTGAGCCTGCCCGACGCGGTCCGTATCGCCACATGGACGGCATGCGACAACGCTCGCCGCGTCTATCGGCTCCCCGAGCACGACTGA
- a CDS encoding glutamine synthetase family protein — protein sequence MTTLADPVPGGRPGDVERAVALSAELAERGVHGIVLAYVDTAGIGRVKTIPASRLASAAAWGVGMSPVFDTFLANDSIVSTDVLGSPDGDLRLYPDLDRLAVLAGQPGWAWAPVDRITQEGERHPGCSRTVLRRIVADAAERHGITFKAAIEVEWAVGRGTAQKADFVPACSGPAYSATRLVELSDYVAELMAAFAVQGVDVDQVHPEYAAGQFEISVGPLDPVAAADRSVLVRQTIRAVSLRHGLRVSFSPAVLAEGVGNGGHVHLSAWRDGVNLHSGGDRRYGMTAEAESFVGGLLAHLPALTAVTAPSPASYLRLKPSQWAGVFTAWGHETREAAVRVITGTAGQRDRAANLEVKPVDLAANPYLALGCLIAAGLDGLESSTALPEEITGDPALFTAARATAQGAFRLPTTLDRAVEEFRKDQLLRVVLGPVLADAVIAVRLGEIAAVAGLDDGLVAAAYRWKY from the coding sequence ATGACCACACTTGCCGACCCCGTCCCCGGCGGGCGGCCGGGCGATGTGGAGCGGGCCGTCGCACTGAGCGCGGAGCTCGCCGAGCGAGGAGTGCACGGGATCGTACTGGCCTATGTCGACACCGCCGGCATCGGCCGGGTGAAGACGATCCCGGCATCCCGGCTCGCCTCCGCTGCCGCGTGGGGCGTCGGTATGTCGCCGGTGTTCGACACCTTCCTGGCGAACGACTCCATCGTCTCCACCGACGTGCTCGGCTCGCCGGACGGCGACCTTCGGCTCTACCCCGACCTCGACCGGCTGGCGGTCCTGGCCGGCCAGCCCGGCTGGGCGTGGGCGCCGGTGGACCGCATCACCCAGGAGGGCGAGCGGCACCCGGGGTGCAGCCGCACCGTGCTGCGCCGGATCGTCGCGGACGCCGCCGAGCGCCACGGCATCACCTTCAAGGCAGCCATCGAGGTCGAATGGGCGGTCGGGCGGGGAACCGCCCAGAAAGCCGACTTCGTCCCCGCGTGCTCCGGTCCCGCGTACAGCGCCACCCGGCTGGTCGAGCTGAGCGACTACGTCGCCGAACTGATGGCGGCGTTCGCGGTCCAGGGCGTGGACGTCGACCAGGTCCACCCCGAGTACGCGGCCGGTCAGTTCGAGATCTCGGTGGGCCCGCTCGACCCGGTGGCCGCGGCCGACCGGAGTGTGCTGGTGCGGCAGACCATCCGGGCGGTCTCGCTGCGCCACGGCCTCAGGGTCTCGTTCTCACCGGCCGTCCTCGCCGAAGGCGTCGGCAACGGCGGCCATGTACACCTCTCAGCCTGGCGCGACGGGGTGAACCTGCACTCCGGCGGCGACCGGCGGTACGGCATGACCGCCGAGGCGGAGTCGTTCGTCGGCGGTCTGCTCGCACACCTGCCCGCGCTCACGGCTGTGACCGCGCCGAGCCCGGCGAGCTATCTGCGGCTCAAGCCCTCGCAGTGGGCCGGGGTCTTCACCGCCTGGGGGCACGAGACACGCGAGGCCGCGGTGCGCGTCATCACGGGCACCGCGGGTCAGCGCGACCGGGCGGCGAATCTGGAGGTGAAGCCGGTCGACCTGGCCGCCAATCCCTATCTCGCGCTCGGCTGTCTCATCGCCGCCGGTCTTGACGGCCTGGAGTCGTCCACCGCCCTGCCCGAGGAGATCACCGGAGATCCGGCACTCTTCACCGCCGCCCGGGCGACGGCCCAGGGCGCCTTCCGCCTGCCGACGACGCTGGACCGGGCCGTCGAGGAGTTCCGCAAGGACCAGCTGCTCCGGGTCGTGCTGGGGCCGGTCCTGGCCGACGCCGTGATCGCCGTACGCCTCGGGGAGATCGCGGCCGTGGCCGGGCTGGACGACGGGCTGGTGGCGGCTGCGTACCGGTGGAAGTACTGA
- a CDS encoding DUF6381 family protein: MDITGGPGSHAKEMRAHAQELEQAAESAADPKERRRLMEEARKLLNDSEQESAMAAGDIYPQD; the protein is encoded by the coding sequence ATGGACATCACAGGCGGACCCGGCAGCCACGCCAAGGAAATGCGTGCGCATGCGCAAGAACTCGAACAAGCCGCGGAAAGCGCTGCCGATCCCAAGGAGAGGAGGCGCCTGATGGAAGAAGCACGCAAGCTGCTCAACGACAGCGAACAGGAGAGCGCCATGGCTGCGGGAGACATCTACCCGCAGGACTAG
- a CDS encoding ion transporter, with protein sequence MTDATAQVPQLRHTLACRCRAITEARWFAVAVFALILANAAVLGVETYTGVVDQWRGALRVVEHSFLVAFTVEMLLRAGAHADRPKDFFRDPWNLFDLAVVLAAFLPLVRENSTVLRLLRLARVLRSARFLPQLRIVMVAIGRSLPGTVSFLLVGALLLYVYAMIGWVFFAAHDPQHFGSIGRAVLTLFLLMTLDGLGDSVRAGLEISRWSIVYYASYVLLASFVLVNVLVGVVINSLEEAKEMEEEQAAASPEHSTSSDVGREDIRARLAATRRALDELEAGLSSLEEARR encoded by the coding sequence ATGACGGACGCCACGGCCCAGGTGCCGCAGCTGCGCCACACCTTGGCCTGCCGATGCCGCGCGATCACCGAGGCGCGCTGGTTCGCCGTAGCGGTCTTCGCTCTTATCCTCGCCAACGCCGCCGTCCTCGGTGTCGAGACCTACACCGGAGTCGTCGACCAATGGCGCGGCGCGCTGCGCGTCGTCGAGCACAGCTTCCTCGTGGCCTTCACTGTGGAGATGCTGCTGCGCGCCGGCGCCCATGCCGACCGGCCCAAGGACTTCTTCCGCGACCCGTGGAACCTCTTCGACCTGGCCGTCGTGCTCGCCGCCTTCCTTCCGCTCGTCCGTGAGAACAGCACCGTCCTGCGGCTGCTCCGGCTGGCCCGGGTCCTGCGTTCCGCCCGCTTCCTGCCGCAGCTGCGCATCGTCATGGTCGCGATCGGCCGAAGTCTGCCCGGGACCGTCAGCTTCCTGCTCGTCGGTGCCCTGCTTCTCTATGTGTACGCGATGATCGGCTGGGTCTTCTTCGCCGCCCACGATCCGCAGCACTTCGGCTCCATCGGCCGGGCCGTCCTCACGCTCTTCCTCCTCATGACCCTGGACGGGCTGGGGGACTCCGTACGCGCCGGCCTGGAGATATCGCGCTGGAGCATCGTCTACTACGCCTCGTACGTACTTCTCGCCTCGTTCGTGCTCGTCAACGTACTCGTCGGCGTCGTCATCAACTCCCTCGAGGAGGCCAAGGAGATGGAGGAGGAGCAGGCCGCTGCCTCCCCGGAACACTCCACGTCGTCAGACGTCGGGCGCGAAGACATCAGGGCGCGGCTGGCCGCGACGCGAAGAGCCCTGGACGAGCTCGAGGCCGGTCTCAGCAGTCTTGAGGAGGCCCGTCGATGA